A genomic stretch from Drosophila simulans strain w501 unplaced genomic scaffold, Prin_Dsim_3.1 Segkk51_quiver_pilon, whole genome shotgun sequence includes:
- the LOC120285579 gene encoding ubiquitin-like-specific protease 2, with amino-acid sequence MVSRIAHNDFIIVSRQLLINRADTDKDKRSAKMLIINSTGKQHIVTFKLPIRAFTVQKLFLKMNLHMEDNITIDCMENAGGIIHLVVSVGFAIGDTIADTIAKAEEFYKKVHQSRASADAAPRNAVPVEEPSRAVVKPSETSVANNGCQPAAIEGKKHKKRHCAPGDTNADKAISSVDQDANTSKTKKQKKCHSAEDSNGYQVAGAQDNPGSSGNKQEYQTPTGNQTPTGNTSNSPMKSNGLQGVQPAGDALANSQSIQSKDQVAHATISKKSEETAGGSQSRVQPNVASIPAPAEKATSDTIPTPAKRAEKSRLRRNSNWIISRDFDDEVIVLLSSEDEETTAADNGQTEGRLSVDENPTLFTYPPTGTGGLSITIKDYMRLKEGSFLNDIIIDFYLRWLKNNIIPEGQRDRTHIFSTFFHMRLTTETSPNNTKEPVAKRRHERVKKWTRTVNIFEKDFIIIPFNEKSHWILAIICFPNLKTSVVNHDVQTPGEDIPIKQPLILIFDSLESNSRYRHISILHDYLNFEYKAKYPKERARIFNWDNMPGHIVEVPQQENLTDCGLYLLQYAEQFFTKPIVNYKLPIRELIDWFDLLTVTKKREDIANLIQKLMNEGNQQGITLPVIKFPTLNGIMVMDVDDEKECDTEKENQTINQYSFETRTPPKRRHTLK; translated from the exons ATGGTAAGTCGAATCGCCCATAACGACTTCATTATAGTCTCCCGTCAATTGCTGATCAATCGAGCCGACACGGATAAGGACAAACGGAGTGCCAAGATGCTCATTATCAACAGCACTGGAAAGCAGCACATCGTCACCTTCAAGCTGCCCATCCGTGCTTTTACAGTGCAAAAGCTGTTTCTCAAGATGAACCTTCATATGGAGGATAACATCACGATTGATTGCATGGAGAATGCCGGTGGTATTATCCATTTGGTGGTCTCTGTGGGATTCGCCATCGGTGATACCATTGCCGATACGATTGccaaggcggaggagttcTACAAGAAGGTGCATCAGTCCAGGGCGTCCGCTGATGCCGCTCCTCGCAACGCGGTGCCCGTTGAAGA ACCATCTCGTGCGGTTGTCAAGCCATCGGAGACTTCGGTGGCCAACAATGGTTGCCAGCCAGCTGCAATCGAAGGCAAGAAGCACAAGAAAAGACATTGCGCTCCGGGAGACACCAATGCTGACAAAGCGATATCGTCGGTGGATCAAGACGCCAATACTTCCAAGACCAAGAAACAGAAGAAGTGTCATTCTGCAGAGGACAGCAATGGTTATCAAGTTGCTGGTGCTCAAGACAACCCAGGTTCATCTGGCAATAAACAGGAATATCAAACCCCTACGG GAAATCAAACCCCTACGGGTAACACCTCAAATTCTCCAATGAAGAGCAATGGTCTCCAGGGCGTGCAACCAGCTGGAGATGCTCTCGCAAACTCCCAGTCAATCCAGTCGAAGGACCAAGTCGCACATGCCACTATTAGCAAGAAATCGGAAGAGACAGCTGGTGGATCTCAATCGCGGGTGCAACCGAATGTTGCATCCATACCGGCGCCAGCCGAGAAAGCAACTAGTGACACTATACCCACACCTGCAAAACGCGCAGAGAAGAGTCGCCTGCGCCGGAACAGCAACTGGATAATAAGCAGGGACTTTGACGATGAAGTCATTGTGCTGTTGAGCAGCGAGGATGAGGAGACCACCGCCGCCGACAATGGCCAAACAGAGGGAAGACTCTCCGTCGACGAGAATCCAACGCTTTTCACATATCCGCCCACCGGAACCGGTGGCCTGAGCATCACCATTAAGGACTATATGCGTCTCAAGGAAGGCTCATTTCTGAACGACATAATCATTGATTTTTATCTGCGCTGGCTAAAGAATAACATCATACCAGAGGGTCAGCGCGATAGGACGCACATCTTTAGCACATTTTTCCACATGAGATTGACCACAGAGACGAGTCCCAACAACACGAAGGAGCCGGTGGCCAAGAGGCGTCACGAAAGGGTAAAGAAGTGGACACGAACCGTGAATATATTCGAGAAGGATTTCATCATAATACCATTCAACGAGAAGTCCCATTGGATACTGGCCATCATATGTTTTCCAAACCTGAAGACCTCCGTGGTTAACCATGATGTACAGACACCCGGCGAAGACATTCCAATCAAACAGCCATTGATTCTCATCTTCGATTCGTTGGAGAGCAACTCACGCTATCGACATATTTCCATATTGCATGATTACCTCAACTTCGAGTACAAGGCAAAGTATCCGAAAGAGCGGGCGCGCATCTTCAACTGGGATAATATGCCCGGTCATATTGTGGAGGTGCCGCAGCAGGAGAATCTCACCGATTGCGGCCTCTATCTGCTGCAGTATGCGGAGCAATTCTTCACAAAACCCATCGTTAACTATAAGCTGCCCATTAGGGAGCTGATCGATTGGTTTGACCTGCTCACAGTAACCAAGAAGCGCGAGGATATCGCCAATCTCATCCAGAAGCTGATGAATGAAGGCAATCAGCAGGGCATAACTTTGCCCGTCATAAAGTTTCCCACACTGAATGGCATAATGGTGATGGATGTGGATGACGAGAAGGAATGTGACACGGAGAAAGAGAATCAAACTATAAACCAATATAGTTTTGAAACCAGAACACCGCCGAAAAGAAGGCATACACTCAAGTAA